Proteins encoded together in one Heliangelus exortis chromosome 13, bHelExo1.hap1, whole genome shotgun sequence window:
- the C13H19orf12 gene encoding protein C19orf12 homolog: MPVDIDGIMQLLCHLSEERGMKAAVKHSGRGALLAGATAFVGGLMGGPPGIAVGGAFGGLLGAWMTTGQFRPVPQILMELPPTEQQKLYDEAMVILRNLDWTDIAQLTALVMGSASIQQQLTAMLVNYLSRELRAEIQYKE, translated from the exons ATGCCCGTTGATATTGATGGTATTATGCAACTTCTCTGCCATCTCTCTGAGGAGAGAGGGATGAAAGCTGCTGTCAAACACTCTGGTCGAGGAGCGTTGCTGGCGGGTGCCACAGCTTTTGTTGGGGGTCTGATGGGAGGTCCACCTGGCATTGCTGTAG GAGGAGCATTTGGTGGATTGCTTGGTGCCTGGATGACTACTGGACAATTCAGGCCGGTCCCTCAGATTTTGATGGAGTTGCCTCCTACTGAGCAGCAGAAACTGTATGATGAAGCCATGGTTATTCTCAGAAACTTAGACTGGACTGATATTGCTCAGCTGACTGCTCTTGTAATGGGAAGTGCTAGTATCCAGCAGCAATTGACAGCAATGTTGGTAAATTACCTCTCCAGAGAGTTAAGAGCAGAGATACAGTATAAAGAATAA